From a single bacterium genomic region:
- a CDS encoding cold-shock protein, with protein MATGTVKWFNSEKGYGFITPDDGGKDLFVHFSGIEGEGYKSLNEGQKVEYEETKGQKGPQANKVRAVS; from the coding sequence ATGGCAACAGGTACGGTCAAGTGGTTCAATTCTGAGAAGGGATATGGGTTCATCACGCCGGACGATGGCGGCAAAGATTTGTTCGTGCACTTCAGCGGCATCGAGGGTGAGGGCTACAAATCCCTGAACGAAGGACAGAAGGTCGAGTACGAGGAGACGAAGGGGCAGAAGGGCCCGCAGGCCAACAAAGTTCGTGCCGTGAGCTAG